From Syntrophales bacterium, one genomic window encodes:
- a CDS encoding sigma 54-interacting transcriptional regulator: MEKDIILDSIADGVFTVDDNWRITSFNRAAEQITGVCRTDAIGQCCKDVLKADVCEKGCILRKTIQSGKSIVNRTVHIVDAAGRRVPISISTALLKDEMGRIIGAVETFRDISIEEKLRNVIAERYSFEDIISKNHRMHQLFDILPDVADSVSTVLLEGESGTGKELFARAIHHLSPRKKQPFIAVNCGALPDALLESELFGYKAGAFTDAKKDKPGRFRLAERGTLFLDEIGDISPALQVRLLRVLQEKTYEPLGSVETVPSNVRIIAATNRRLQELVKEGKFREDLYYRIHVIRMELPPLRNRMEDIPLLADHFIHHFNVLQKKEITGLSGEALACLVSYDYPGNVRELQNVIEHAFILCKSGLIEPHHLPENLCLSRDMESSSRNEVMNMKDLEAVFITNMLRRHQWNRLKTAKALGIHKSTLFRKIKALRIQIPVEPEKGGLP; the protein is encoded by the coding sequence ATGGAAAAAGACATCATTCTGGATTCGATTGCCGACGGGGTCTTTACCGTCGACGATAATTGGCGCATCACCTCTTTCAACCGTGCGGCAGAGCAGATTACCGGCGTTTGCCGCACAGATGCGATCGGCCAGTGCTGCAAGGACGTGCTCAAAGCGGATGTCTGCGAAAAAGGCTGCATCCTCCGCAAAACCATTCAATCGGGAAAATCCATCGTCAACCGGACCGTCCATATTGTGGATGCCGCTGGACGCCGAGTTCCGATAAGCATTTCCACTGCCCTGCTCAAGGATGAAATGGGTCGGATCATCGGGGCCGTGGAGACGTTCCGGGATATCAGCATCGAGGAGAAACTCCGGAATGTGATCGCCGAACGGTATTCTTTCGAAGACATCATCTCGAAGAACCACCGGATGCATCAGTTGTTCGACATCCTGCCCGATGTGGCCGACAGCGTCAGCACGGTCCTTCTGGAAGGGGAAAGCGGCACCGGCAAGGAGCTGTTTGCCCGGGCCATCCATCATTTGAGTCCGCGAAAGAAACAGCCGTTCATCGCGGTGAACTGCGGCGCCCTTCCGGATGCGCTGCTGGAATCCGAGCTTTTCGGTTACAAGGCCGGGGCCTTTACGGATGCCAAAAAGGACAAACCGGGACGCTTCCGGCTGGCCGAACGGGGAACCCTCTTCCTGGATGAAATCGGGGATATTTCACCGGCCCTTCAGGTCCGACTGCTCCGGGTGCTCCAGGAAAAGACCTACGAACCGCTGGGTTCGGTGGAGACTGTCCCGTCCAATGTCCGGATCATCGCCGCGACCAACAGGCGTCTGCAGGAACTCGTCAAGGAGGGGAAATTCCGCGAAGATCTCTATTACCGGATTCATGTCATCCGGATGGAACTACCGCCGCTGCGGAACCGGATGGAGGACATCCCGTTGCTGGCGGATCATTTCATCCACCATTTCAATGTGCTGCAGAAAAAGGAGATCACCGGATTGTCCGGCGAGGCCCTGGCCTGTCTCGTTTCCTATGACTACCCGGGCAATGTCCGGGAACTTCAGAACGTTATCGAGCACGCCTTTATCCTCTGCAAATCGGGGTTGATCGAGCCGCATCACCTGCCGGAAAACCTTTGCCTGTCCCGCGACATGGAGTCCTCCAGCAGAAACGAGGTCATGAATATGAAAGACCTGGAAGCGGTTTTCATCACGAACATGCTGCGTCGGCATCAATGGAACCGCCTCAAAACAGCGAAGGCCCTCGGCATTCACAAGAGCACCCTCTTCCGCAAGATCAAGGCATTGCGCATTCAAATCCCTGTTGAGCCGGAGAAAGGGGGCCTTCCGTAA
- a CDS encoding NifB/NifX family molybdenum-iron cluster-binding protein, whose protein sequence is MKVAITASGENLNSPVDRVFGRARYFVIADPEETNVEVFENSQNVNAAQGAGIQAAQQIADKCVDVVLTGNVGPNAFRALDAVSIKIYEFGSGVLTVHDALAAWKEGRLQEVKAPTAKGHGF, encoded by the coding sequence ATGAAGGTAGCGATTACAGCCAGTGGAGAGAATCTCAACAGTCCGGTCGACCGCGTCTTTGGCAGAGCGAGATATTTTGTGATCGCGGATCCGGAGGAGACGAATGTCGAAGTGTTCGAAAACAGCCAGAACGTAAACGCGGCTCAGGGGGCTGGTATTCAAGCGGCTCAGCAGATAGCCGATAAATGCGTTGATGTTGTCCTGACCGGTAATGTGGGACCGAATGCGTTCAGGGCTTTGGATGCGGTTTCCATCAAGATTTACGAGTTCGGAAGCGGCGTTCTGACGGTTCATGATGCATTAGCCGCTTGGAAAGAGGGGCGCTTGCAGGAAGTGAAGGCGCCTACTGCCAAGGGGCATGGTTTTTAA
- a CDS encoding DUF5320 domain-containing protein — protein sequence MPGGDRTGPVGRGPLTGRGAGFCNGYGVSGYANPGYNASGAFFGGRGRRNRFFATGVPGWQSFAGNPLPGGMSFSAQPETPQNELDVLKERAQYLENGLKELQARMEALTSRNKTE from the coding sequence ATGCCAGGTGGAGATAGAACAGGTCCTGTGGGTAGGGGACCCCTGACGGGACGGGGTGCTGGTTTCTGCAACGGTTACGGAGTTTCGGGATATGCGAATCCCGGTTACAATGCGAGCGGTGCTTTTTTCGGGGGGCGCGGGCGGCGCAACCGCTTCTTCGCGACCGGCGTGCCGGGATGGCAGTCTTTTGCCGGAAATCCGCTTCCCGGCGGGATGTCCTTTTCCGCGCAACCGGAGACACCGCAGAATGAGTTGGATGTCTTAAAGGAACGGGCCCAATATCTGGAAAACGGGCTGAAAGAACTTCAGGCGCGCATGGAAGCTTTGACGTCGAGAAACAAAACCGAATAA
- a CDS encoding ATP-binding protein, whose product MKIAIASGKGGTGKTTIAVNLALTIASLGQPVTLLDCDVEEPNCGLFLKPEITGSRPVSIPQPKVLEERCNGCGVCADVCEYHALSVMGGQVLVFSELCHGCGACSLLCPEKAIVEEEHQIGSVEEGSSHGIRFVQGQLSVGEVMTPAVIRQVRVQGETTGVCIIDSPPGTSCPVVESVRGADFVLLVTEPTPFGLHDLTLAVEMVRALARPFAVALNRCDAGDEGVSSYCERERIEILLSIPDDRRIAESYARGDIDLSKLPGYREVLDRCYRRIGTLVNEGQNRIDQGKRGRIA is encoded by the coding sequence TTGAAGATCGCCATTGCCAGCGGAAAAGGTGGGACGGGGAAAACGACGATTGCCGTCAATCTTGCCCTGACCATCGCATCTTTGGGTCAACCGGTCACCCTGCTCGATTGCGATGTCGAGGAGCCGAACTGCGGACTTTTTCTCAAGCCGGAAATCACCGGATCTCGCCCGGTGTCAATTCCCCAGCCAAAAGTGCTGGAGGAGCGGTGCAACGGTTGCGGCGTCTGCGCCGATGTTTGTGAATATCATGCGCTGAGCGTAATGGGGGGGCAAGTCCTTGTCTTTAGCGAACTCTGTCACGGCTGTGGCGCCTGTTCTCTGTTATGTCCGGAAAAGGCGATTGTCGAGGAGGAGCATCAAATCGGGTCGGTTGAAGAGGGCAGCAGCCACGGCATCCGTTTTGTTCAAGGACAGTTGAGTGTGGGCGAGGTGATGACCCCCGCCGTCATCCGCCAGGTGCGGGTGCAGGGTGAAACCACGGGCGTCTGCATCATCGATTCGCCGCCGGGAACGTCCTGTCCCGTTGTGGAGTCGGTCCGGGGGGCGGACTTTGTCCTACTGGTGACTGAGCCGACGCCCTTCGGCCTCCATGATCTGACGCTGGCGGTCGAAATGGTGCGGGCGCTTGCGAGACCCTTCGCCGTGGCCTTGAACCGCTGCGACGCTGGAGACGAAGGGGTCAGTTCCTATTGTGAACGTGAGAGGATTGAGATCCTGTTGTCCATTCCCGACGACCGGCGGATTGCGGAGAGCTATGCCCGGGGGGATATTGACCTTTCGAAACTGCCTGGGTACCGGGAGGTGCTCGATCGGTGTTACCGGCGCATCGGAACCCTGGTGAACGAAGGGCAGAACAGGATTGATCAGGGGAAGAGGGGGCGTATCGCATGA
- a CDS encoding ATP-binding protein — protein sequence MKEVVVISGKGGTGKTTLVAAFAALAERKILVDCDVDAADLHLVLNPRIERREDFSGGKKAAILEDLCTGCGKCQELCRFDAVSSVAGPDGQNRFTVDPISCEGCGLCARLCPAEAIRFEPVVSGQWFVSTTSYGPMVHARLGIAQANSGKMVSLLRREARSIAEKDGFNLLIADGSPGIGCPVIASITGADLVVAVTEPTCSGLHDVQRVVDLTSHFRIPLMLCINKWDINPEVADRIERETAQRDVRMAGRIRYDPAVTRSQIMKTTIVEYTGGAISVDIRTVWRNVVYALG from the coding sequence ATGAAAGAGGTTGTTGTGATCAGCGGCAAGGGCGGCACGGGAAAGACCACTCTGGTCGCGGCATTTGCCGCACTGGCCGAGCGGAAGATCCTGGTGGACTGCGACGTGGATGCAGCGGATCTGCATCTGGTGCTCAATCCGCGGATCGAGCGCCGGGAGGATTTCTCCGGGGGGAAAAAGGCCGCTATCCTGGAGGATCTGTGCACCGGATGCGGCAAATGTCAGGAGCTGTGCCGCTTCGATGCGGTGTCGTCCGTTGCCGGTCCCGATGGGCAAAACCGGTTTACGGTGGACCCGATTTCCTGCGAGGGTTGCGGACTTTGTGCGCGTCTCTGTCCGGCGGAGGCGATCCGTTTTGAACCGGTCGTCAGCGGGCAGTGGTTCGTATCGACGACGTCTTACGGGCCCATGGTCCATGCCCGACTCGGCATCGCCCAGGCCAACAGCGGGAAAATGGTCAGTCTGCTCCGCCGCGAGGCGCGAAGCATCGCGGAAAAAGATGGATTCAACCTGCTGATTGCCGACGGTTCGCCCGGCATTGGTTGTCCTGTAATCGCCTCCATCACCGGGGCAGATCTCGTGGTTGCGGTAACGGAACCGACCTGTTCCGGTCTTCACGATGTTCAGCGCGTCGTGGACCTGACCAGTCACTTCCGGATTCCCCTGATGCTCTGCATCAACAAATGGGACATTAACCCGGAAGTGGCCGACCGGATCGAGCGGGAAACCGCGCAGCGGGACGTCCGAATGGCCGGAAGAATTCGCTATGATCCGGCGGTTACGCGGTCACAGATCATGAAAACCACGATCGTGGAGTACACCGGTGGCGCCATTTCCGTCGACATCCGGACCGTTTGGAGAAATGTGGTCTATGCCCTCGGCTGA
- a CDS encoding radical SAM protein: MKSYTDHSAVRMTEYVYGPVPSKRLGRSLGVDLAPFKRCTYDCIYCQLGRTTDKTAELKTYATSEAICSELERKLSFGPPPDYISLAGSGEPTLNAGIGELIDKIKGMTNIPVAVLTNGSLLWRDEVRTALMAADLVLPSLDAGDEEMFQYVNRPHKGISFERMITGLIDFVRVYRGAVWLEVFLLAGVTAIPAEIKKMDALLCKIRPKRVQLNTVTRPPAEEFAYAVSEDQMKDLKKLFSETVEIISQGAPAESPDFQTGQSTADILALLRRRPCTLEGISAGLAMQPGEALKHLDALFRKGLVTVVPRHDGIFYKTNGK; encoded by the coding sequence ATGAAATCATATACGGATCATTCCGCCGTGCGTATGACTGAATATGTTTATGGACCGGTACCGTCTAAACGGCTGGGACGCTCTCTCGGCGTCGATCTGGCGCCCTTTAAGCGATGCACCTATGACTGCATCTATTGCCAATTGGGCAGGACCACCGACAAAACGGCTGAACTGAAAACCTACGCTACGTCAGAAGCGATTTGCTCCGAATTGGAGCGGAAGCTCTCTTTCGGGCCGCCGCCCGATTACATCAGCCTGGCAGGCTCCGGGGAACCGACGCTGAATGCCGGCATCGGTGAGTTGATTGACAAGATCAAGGGCATGACAAACATTCCCGTAGCCGTTCTTACCAATGGCTCCCTTTTGTGGCGGGATGAGGTCCGGACCGCTCTCATGGCCGCGGATCTCGTTCTTCCCTCTCTGGATGCGGGCGATGAAGAGATGTTCCAATACGTCAATCGTCCCCACAAGGGCATTTCCTTTGAAAGGATGATCACCGGCCTCATCGATTTTGTTCGCGTTTACCGGGGGGCTGTGTGGCTGGAGGTCTTCCTGCTCGCGGGCGTGACGGCAATCCCTGCGGAAATCAAGAAAATGGACGCGCTCCTCTGCAAAATCCGCCCGAAGCGGGTCCAATTGAATACCGTGACCCGTCCACCTGCCGAGGAATTTGCCTATGCCGTTTCCGAAGATCAAATGAAAGACTTAAAAAAGCTGTTTTCAGAAACGGTCGAGATTATCAGCCAAGGAGCTCCTGCCGAATCCCCCGATTTTCAGACCGGACAGTCGACGGCCGACATTCTTGCCTTGCTGAGAAGACGGCCGTGCACCCTTGAGGGCATTTCCGCCGGCCTCGCCATGCAGCCTGGAGAAGCATTGAAGCATTTGGACGCGCTCTTCCGGAAAGGTTTGGTGACCGTCGTTCCCAGGCATGACGGCATATTCTACAAGACGAATGGGAAATAA
- the hisC gene encoding histidinol-phosphate transaminase encodes MSRSLIRRQLLDCEPYGPGLSIEEIEERYGLSSVIKLASNENPLGASPKSLQALEKQFTEVHRYPRAGSPRLRQALGAYHGVPADRIVAGNGSDEIIDLLIRVAVEPGREQVLAFQPCFNIYRLQSKLCGVAFRQIALRVDFTFPLQELLGAVNDATAIVFLTTPDNPSGFAPPVEEVLDLHRRLPKDCLLVVDEAYMDFAVPQERYSIMSLAGRVSNLVVLRTFSKLYGLAGLRLGYGVMPAILADTLLRVKLPFSVNVLAEAAGIAALDDDAFRSDTIRTVVQGRETLTHALGEMGFLAYPSQANFILVKPPMAASDLFEKLLRQGIIIRPLSSYGLTDHLRISIGNAEENQALLRAIQDILAP; translated from the coding sequence ATGAGCCGTTCCTTGATCCGTCGGCAATTGCTTGATTGTGAGCCCTACGGCCCGGGATTGTCCATAGAAGAGATTGAAGAGCGGTATGGCCTTTCGTCCGTGATCAAGCTGGCCAGTAACGAAAACCCCCTTGGGGCGTCGCCAAAGTCACTCCAGGCCCTGGAAAAGCAGTTCACGGAGGTACACCGTTACCCTCGGGCAGGCAGCCCCCGGCTTCGTCAGGCCCTGGGCGCCTATCATGGGGTTCCCGCTGACCGGATCGTGGCGGGGAACGGTTCGGATGAGATCATCGATCTGCTCATCCGGGTGGCGGTGGAGCCGGGTCGAGAGCAGGTCCTGGCGTTTCAGCCCTGTTTCAACATCTACCGACTCCAATCAAAACTCTGTGGCGTGGCGTTCCGCCAGATTGCTTTGCGGGTTGATTTCACCTTTCCCCTGCAAGAGCTTCTTGGGGCGGTGAATGACGCCACGGCCATTGTATTTTTGACCACACCCGACAATCCTTCGGGGTTTGCCCCTCCTGTCGAAGAAGTGCTCGATTTGCACCGTCGCCTACCGAAGGATTGTCTGCTGGTCGTGGACGAAGCGTATATGGATTTTGCCGTACCCCAGGAGCGCTATTCCATTATGTCGCTGGCGGGCAGAGTCTCCAATCTTGTGGTCCTTCGTACATTTTCAAAGCTTTACGGGCTGGCCGGATTGCGTCTGGGTTACGGCGTCATGCCGGCAATACTGGCCGATACCCTGCTGCGGGTGAAACTCCCCTTCAGTGTGAATGTTCTGGCCGAGGCGGCCGGCATTGCGGCTCTGGACGATGATGCCTTTCGCAGCGATACCATCCGCACGGTGGTACAGGGACGGGAGACGTTGACCCATGCCCTGGGCGAAATGGGGTTCCTGGCGTACCCATCCCAGGCCAATTTCATCCTGGTGAAACCACCGATGGCGGCCTCTGACCTGTTTGAAAAACTCCTCAGACAAGGGATCATAATCCGGCCGTTGTCAAGCTACGGCTTGACGGATCACCTGCGGATCAGCATCGGAAATGCAGAGGAAAATCAGGCGTTGCTCAGGGCCATTCAGGACATCCTTGCACCATGA
- a CDS encoding P-loop NTPase: MNCGEEKSSCDAAGGQADDEKLKMFTEDEALVRRLSRIKHKILVLSGKGGVGKSTVAVNLAEALAMTGWKTGLLDVDFHGPSVPTLLHLRGELFKAAEGGGMLPVESSYGIKVVSLGFALGNSDEAVIWRGPMKMGVIKQLLTDVQWGELDYLIVDFPPGTGDEPLSVAQLIPESDGAVIVTTPQDLSLQDVRKSINFCRQLKIPVLGVIENMSGLLCPHCGKMIEVFKSGGGEAMAKKMGVPFLGRIPIDPQIVGGGDEGKPFVYHHRETGYAQDFIRAIQPVLQLQKQSKPETDRIARMPQSIKEKEMKTLKIAIPVAAGSLCQHFGHCEQFALLDVDADNKTIVKTTMVVPPPHEPGLLPKWLQEQGAEIIIAGGMGSQAQKLFVGQGIKVVTGALSEVPEKVVNDYLNGDLTTGANACDH, encoded by the coding sequence ATGAATTGTGGCGAAGAAAAGAGCAGTTGCGACGCGGCCGGTGGGCAGGCAGACGATGAGAAACTCAAGATGTTTACGGAGGACGAGGCGCTTGTCCGTCGCCTCTCCAGGATTAAACACAAGATCCTGGTTCTGTCGGGAAAAGGCGGCGTGGGGAAAAGCACCGTTGCGGTGAATCTCGCCGAGGCCCTGGCCATGACAGGCTGGAAGACGGGCCTTCTGGACGTCGATTTTCACGGCCCCAGCGTTCCCACACTCCTGCACCTGAGGGGGGAACTTTTCAAAGCGGCGGAAGGAGGCGGGATGCTGCCCGTGGAAAGCAGCTATGGAATTAAAGTGGTTTCCCTCGGCTTTGCCCTCGGCAATTCGGATGAGGCGGTTATCTGGCGAGGCCCGATGAAAATGGGTGTCATTAAGCAACTCCTGACGGATGTGCAGTGGGGTGAACTGGACTATCTGATCGTCGATTTTCCGCCGGGAACGGGGGATGAACCCCTTTCCGTGGCGCAGCTCATTCCTGAAAGCGACGGCGCCGTGATCGTCACGACGCCCCAGGATCTCTCACTTCAGGACGTGCGGAAGTCCATCAATTTCTGCCGTCAGCTCAAGATTCCCGTTCTGGGGGTAATCGAAAACATGAGCGGGCTTCTGTGTCCGCACTGCGGGAAGATGATTGAGGTCTTCAAGAGCGGCGGCGGGGAAGCCATGGCTAAGAAGATGGGCGTGCCCTTCCTCGGCCGAATTCCGATTGATCCGCAGATCGTCGGGGGAGGCGATGAGGGAAAGCCCTTTGTTTATCATCACCGTGAGACCGGCTATGCCCAGGACTTCATCCGGGCGATCCAACCCGTTTTGCAGTTGCAGAAGCAAAGCAAACCCGAGACAGACCGAATTGCTCGGATGCCTCAATCTATCAAGGAGAAAGAAATGAAAACACTGAAAATCGCGATTCCCGTGGCGGCCGGGTCTCTGTGCCAGCATTTCGGCCATTGTGAGCAGTTCGCCCTGCTCGATGTGGATGCGGACAACAAAACCATCGTGAAAACGACTATGGTTGTCCCGCCGCCTCATGAACCGGGGCTTTTGCCCAAATGGCTACAGGAACAGGGGGCCGAGATCATCATCGCCGGCGGTATGGGATCGCAGGCGCAGAAATTGTTTGTCGGCCAGGGTATTAAGGTGGTTACCGGCGCCTTGTCAGAGGTCCCGGAAAAAGTGGTGAACGACTACCTGAACGGTGATCTGACCACCGGAGCCAATGCCTGCGATCACTGA